The DNA window CATATCTGGAAGCTTTGTAAAAATCCTTGTGTTTGGTTCGTATGTTACGTGCGATTTCTCTTTCAGGAAACAATTCCCTTTTTCGTTGAAGGCGGCGCTCTTCCCACTTGCTCTGGGGAAGGTCTTCTTCTTCTTGTTTAATTTGTGCTTGTCGTTCCTGCCGGCTCTGCTGGGCTCTTTGTGGAAACTTTTCGATGGCTGTACTGGTTTTTTCCCTGGTGTGACTTTTTGTCGGGTCAGCACCACCAACCACCATCTTTTTTACATTGCGGTAACCAGGCGGGTTGTACCCCCTTCCAATTTCCCTGCCAAGCAGAGCATGTGTTATACCCACTGGCCGTGCCTTTGGCTTTCTGATCTGGTCGGCTGCCCAGGCAATTTGTAGGCGTTCCTCCTTTTTGGCATCCCTGAGTGCCTTGATCTGGTCCTTCTTTTTACCCATAGTATTATATTGAAGAATAGAAAAAAAAAAGCGATTGTTGTGCTTCACGAGACAGCCCACAGACTGAGACTGTTCATGATATGGTCAACCTCTTGCCCGACGTTGTAATCAGACGTGTGTTGTACTTTGCCAAAGTCAATCACATTGAAGTGTTTGCCATCCCATAGAATGTTCCTGCTAGCGCCCTCCCTAAGGTCCATGTGCTTAATCCCCTTGCTGTGGAGGTGACTAATAGCCTTGGTGAGATCCTTCCTCAGTTGGGCCTGCTTGGTGCGTACAAGAAGCTTCCCCCCCAATTGGCCCCTCCTGCCTGGGATATCCCTCAGTGCCTGCCCTGCGCGTGGCATAATTCCCTTGTTGCCCACAGAGCCAGCCAGGTTGGGTATCCGCTTGTGGTACCCTATAGCCTTGTGTGTTTGCTTCTCTTGTGAGCCCATCTTCTTTTCGTAAATCTTGGAGGCGTCACAGGGGGAGGAAGTGTGTTTGGCAATAAAGCTCACCAGCCCATTCTTGGTCTGAAAACATACTTTCTTGCCAGTCTTGGCCATTGTTGTTCTAGTGTTGTCCTTATAAGAAGAAGAAGAGAAAACAACCATGCCAGGACTTGGAAAAGGAGGTCGCGACCCACGGTATGGGCAACTAAGAACACTGACCCTGCCAAGCACACTAACCCCAGCACAAAGGGAGCGCATCGACGACTTCAAGTACGCCTACGACAGGGCAACAACCCCAGCGCAAAAGGCACACATCAAGAAGCAGATTGGTGCAATAATAGCAAAGGCCAAGAAGGGCCCCGCGCACCGCGCCCCCCGGGGCACCAAGGCTGTCCAAGGAACACTGTTAGGTGACGGCTATGTGGCCCCTCCCGGTTTTGTGCGCCCCCCTGCCAAGGACAAGAGGGGGACGTGCCCACCCCCACCCAAGCCTGAGGGCACACACTGCGTGAAGGGATTCTACAGAAAAAACAGAAAGAAGTAATGGCTGAGGAGCTTATTATATCACTCTTTGCCTTGATGGCTCTTGTTGGGTCAATTAATTTTCTATCAGTTTTGGTAACCGAAAAAACAATACCAGAACACACCAACAGTAACCATGGGGGACATCATCGACGAGAGGGGCAACACCATGCCTGTGCCAGGCAACGGGCGC is part of the Candidatus Obscuribacterales bacterium genome and encodes:
- a CDS encoding serine/threonine-protein kinase, producing MVVFSSSSYKDNTRTTMAKTGKKVCFQTKNGLVSFIAKHTSSPCDASKIYEKKMGSQEKQTHKAIGYHKRIPNLAGSVGNKGIMPRAGQALRDIPGRRGQLGGKLLVRTKQAQLRKDLTKAISHLHSKGIKHMDLREGASRNILWDGKHFNVIDFGKVQHTSDYNVGQEVDHIMNSLSLWAVS